In Xanthomonas sacchari, a genomic segment contains:
- the mrcB gene encoding penicillin-binding protein 1B has protein sequence MPRRYDDHDTDDQDDTLDSPAAVWRRRLLTWGLAAAALGLGFLIPYTVYLNKQVTQRFGELRWQIPTRVYARPLTLAPDTAMDPQTLKTELDAASYRADPVAERPGSYQQEGSRFVIASRGYVDVDGRVAPRRIEVALSGGRVVALRDAQTRKALKAARLDPARIATLYGQKQEERRLVRVDEVPELLVTGLQAVEDRDFNSHHGIDLSGMVRAAWVMVRSGGKSRQGASTLTQQLARSGLLGIGKEQTVTRKFNEILYALIMEARYDKRTILEAYLNQVYLGQRGSQAVHGVASGAEFWFGRELDALAPEQVALLIGLVKGPSYYDPRRYPERALDRRNFVLGKLRESELIDEPTYRKALAAPLGVPAEPGLVAANRFPAYVDLVRRQLARDYPESALQGAGLSVLTGMSPSAQAYAEGAVTRTITSLETNKKRPPLQAGLVLTDTHNGEVLAVVGSRDVAQPGFNRAIEAQRQVGSLLKPFVYLLALAQPDRYSLASWVDDTPVTVQLGRGRSWSPSNADGRSHGTVRVVDALAHSYNQATVRIGMQVGPERVAQLVKVLAGIEAEVNPSLILGATDQSPYAMAQLYQFLASGGEIQPLHAVRGVLDPQGKLLKRYDKTPAPAQEGDSIAANLVGMALQQVVSNGTARQLLNDGLGKLSPAGKTGTSNDGVDSWYAGYTGDHLAVIWIGNDQNKQTGLYGATGAMRVWSGIFSRLPSAPLQVQGKGIDWQWMDPVGYNSTDPNCPGARQFPFVVGFVPAYAACTPPQALPEDAASAEGEHQGGGWRSWFGLDKKKDPPADAAAPPPAH, from the coding sequence GTGCCCCGACGCTACGACGATCACGACACCGACGATCAGGACGACACCCTGGACAGCCCCGCCGCCGTATGGCGCCGGCGTCTGCTCACCTGGGGACTGGCCGCCGCCGCACTTGGCCTTGGCTTCCTGATCCCGTACACGGTCTATCTGAACAAGCAGGTCACCCAGCGTTTCGGCGAATTGCGCTGGCAGATCCCCACCCGCGTGTACGCGCGGCCGCTGACCCTGGCGCCGGACACGGCGATGGATCCGCAGACGCTGAAGACCGAACTGGATGCGGCCAGCTATCGCGCCGACCCCGTCGCCGAGCGTCCCGGCAGCTATCAACAGGAAGGCAGCCGCTTCGTCATCGCCAGCCGCGGCTACGTCGACGTCGACGGACGGGTCGCGCCGCGCCGCATCGAGGTCGCCCTGTCCGGCGGCCGCGTGGTGGCGCTGCGCGATGCGCAGACGCGCAAGGCGCTCAAGGCCGCGCGGCTGGATCCGGCGCGCATCGCCACGCTGTACGGGCAGAAGCAGGAAGAGCGGCGCCTGGTGCGCGTGGACGAGGTGCCGGAACTGCTGGTCACCGGCCTGCAGGCGGTCGAGGACCGCGACTTCAATTCGCACCACGGCATCGACCTCAGCGGCATGGTCCGCGCGGCCTGGGTGATGGTGCGCTCCGGCGGCAAGAGCCGGCAGGGCGCCAGCACCCTGACCCAGCAGCTGGCGCGCAGCGGCCTGCTCGGCATCGGCAAGGAACAGACCGTCACCCGCAAGTTCAACGAGATCCTGTACGCGCTGATCATGGAGGCGCGCTACGACAAGCGCACCATCCTGGAGGCGTATCTGAACCAGGTGTACCTGGGTCAGCGCGGCAGCCAGGCGGTGCATGGCGTGGCCTCGGGCGCGGAGTTCTGGTTCGGCCGCGAACTCGATGCGCTGGCGCCGGAACAGGTGGCGCTGCTGATCGGCCTGGTCAAGGGGCCGTCCTACTACGATCCGCGCCGCTATCCCGAGCGCGCGCTGGACCGGCGCAACTTCGTGCTCGGCAAGCTGCGCGAGAGCGAGCTGATCGACGAACCCACCTACCGCAAGGCACTGGCCGCGCCGCTGGGCGTGCCGGCCGAACCCGGCCTGGTCGCGGCCAACCGCTTCCCGGCCTATGTCGACCTGGTGCGGCGCCAACTGGCGCGCGATTACCCGGAAAGCGCGCTGCAGGGCGCCGGCCTGAGCGTGCTCACCGGCATGTCGCCGTCTGCGCAGGCCTATGCCGAGGGCGCGGTGACGCGCACCATCACCTCGCTGGAGACCAACAAGAAGCGACCGCCGCTGCAGGCCGGGCTGGTGCTCACCGACACCCACAACGGCGAGGTGCTGGCGGTGGTCGGCAGCCGCGACGTGGCCCAGCCGGGCTTCAACCGCGCGATCGAGGCGCAGCGCCAGGTCGGTTCGCTGCTCAAGCCGTTCGTGTACCTGCTGGCGCTGGCGCAGCCGGATCGCTATTCGCTGGCCAGTTGGGTCGACGACACGCCGGTCACCGTGCAGTTGGGCCGCGGCCGCAGCTGGAGCCCGAGCAATGCCGATGGTCGCAGCCATGGCACGGTGCGCGTGGTCGATGCGTTGGCGCATTCCTACAATCAGGCCACGGTGCGCATCGGCATGCAGGTCGGGCCGGAACGGGTCGCGCAGCTGGTGAAGGTGCTGGCCGGCATCGAGGCCGAGGTCAATCCCTCGCTGATCCTCGGCGCGACCGACCAGAGTCCGTACGCGATGGCGCAGCTGTACCAGTTCCTCGCCTCCGGCGGCGAGATCCAGCCGCTGCATGCGGTGCGCGGCGTGCTCGATCCGCAGGGCAAGCTGCTCAAGCGCTACGACAAGACCCCGGCGCCGGCGCAGGAGGGCGACTCCATCGCCGCCAACCTGGTCGGGATGGCGCTGCAGCAGGTGGTCAGCAACGGCACCGCGCGGCAGCTGCTCAACGACGGCCTGGGCAAGCTGTCGCCGGCCGGCAAGACCGGCACCAGCAACGACGGCGTGGACAGCTGGTATGCCGGCTACACCGGCGATCACCTGGCGGTGATCTGGATCGGCAACGACCAGAACAAGCAGACCGGCCTGTACGGCGCCACCGGCGCGATGCGGGTGTGGTCGGGCATCTTCTCGCGGCTGCCGAGCGCGCCGCTGCAGGTGCAGGGCAAGGGCATCGACTGGCAGTGGATGGACCCGGTGGGGTACAACAGCACCGACCCGAACTGCCCCGGCGCGCGCCAGTTCCCGTTCGTGGTCGGCTTCGTGCCGGCGTATGCCGCGTGCACGCCGCCGCAGGCGCTGCCGGAAGATGCCGCGTCCGCCGAGGGCGAACACCAGGGCGGCGGCTGGCGCAGCTGGTTCGGCCTGGACAAGAAAAAAGACCCGCCTGCCGACGCGGCTGCGCCGCCGCCGGCGCACTGA
- a CDS encoding tetratricopeptide repeat protein — MTPRTPAIAALSLLLASCVSAPPPPPPAAPVDTTTPAQRIAAIDASGGADDTELSVQPLRDPEVEDLRESAKRKRAAGDLAGAAAALDQALKLVPDDPALLQDRAEVALLQKDDAQAEAFAKRAIDLGSQTGPLCRRHWATIEQARLARGQKENAASAHAQIAGCTVPGIKRY; from the coding sequence ATGACCCCACGTACCCCCGCCATCGCCGCCCTCAGCCTGCTGCTCGCTTCCTGCGTCAGCGCGCCGCCGCCGCCGCCCCCGGCCGCGCCGGTGGACACCACCACGCCGGCGCAGCGCATTGCCGCGATCGACGCCAGCGGCGGCGCCGACGACACCGAACTGAGCGTGCAGCCGCTGCGCGATCCGGAAGTCGAGGACCTGCGCGAGAGCGCCAAGCGCAAGCGCGCCGCCGGCGACCTGGCCGGCGCCGCCGCGGCCCTGGACCAGGCGCTGAAGCTGGTGCCGGACGACCCGGCGCTGCTGCAGGACCGCGCCGAGGTGGCGCTGCTGCAGAAGGACGATGCGCAGGCCGAAGCCTTCGCCAAGCGCGCCATCGACCTGGGCTCGCAGACCGGCCCGCTGTGCCGCCGCCACTGGGCGACCATCGAACAGGCGCGCCTGGCCCGCGGTCAAAAGGAAAACGCCGCCTCGGCGCACGCGCAGATCGCCGGGTGCACGGTGCCGGGGATCAAGCGGTACTGA
- a CDS encoding ATP-dependent DNA helicase, which produces MSLAHASTEALSEGGALARQLDAFVPRPAQLRLTAAIAEAFEQRDVLLAEAGTGTGKTYAYLVPALLSGLKTIVSTGTRALQDQLYHRDLPRVRAALGVGLSSALLKGRANYLCKYRLQQARGEPRFTAREQVAQFQRIVAWSGRTRFGDIAELDALADDSPLLPLVTSTVDNCLGTECPFWGECFVVQARQRAQAADLVVVNHHLLLADLALKQEGFGEILPGAQAFVIDEAHQLPELAANFFGEGFGMRPLQELARDCLAESRQVAGALASLQAPAQALEQTLRELRAAMEGLPARGTQWRLLAKPQVRDGFDALLADLARLQEPLAVLREASPGFDACAARARELRTRLGRWLGEDAPIPDFEAEPEPDAPSNDVLWYELTPRGFRCQRTPLDVSAPLRAHREASHAAWVFTSATLAVKGEFEHIATRLGLSDPMTLLQPSPFDWARQALCYLPALPDPAARGFGTALIAALQPVLEASQGRAFLLFASHRALREAAEALRDSPWPLFVQGEAPRATLLQRFRASGNGVLLGSASFREGVDVVGDALSVVVIDKLPFAAPDDPVFEARLDAIRRDGGNPFRDEQLPQAVIALKQGVGRLIRSERDRGVLVLCDPRLLSKSYGRTFLESLPPFARTRDVEDVRQFFATEAPALGDNPEAAPPAAASD; this is translated from the coding sequence ATGTCTTTAGCCCATGCAAGCACCGAAGCGCTCAGCGAAGGCGGTGCGCTTGCGCGCCAGCTCGATGCGTTCGTGCCGCGGCCGGCGCAGTTGCGGTTGACCGCGGCGATCGCCGAGGCGTTCGAGCAGCGCGACGTGCTGCTTGCCGAGGCCGGCACCGGCACCGGCAAGACCTATGCGTATCTGGTCCCGGCGTTGCTGTCGGGGCTGAAGACCATCGTCTCCACCGGCACCCGCGCGCTGCAGGACCAGCTCTACCACCGCGATCTGCCGCGGGTGCGGGCGGCGCTGGGCGTGGGCCTGAGCAGCGCGCTGCTGAAGGGGCGCGCCAACTACCTGTGCAAGTACCGCCTGCAGCAGGCCCGCGGCGAGCCGCGCTTCACCGCGCGCGAGCAGGTCGCGCAGTTCCAGCGCATCGTCGCCTGGAGCGGGCGCACCCGCTTCGGCGACATCGCCGAGCTGGACGCGCTGGCCGACGATTCGCCGCTGCTGCCGCTGGTCACCTCCACCGTGGACAACTGCCTGGGCACCGAGTGCCCGTTCTGGGGCGAGTGCTTCGTGGTGCAGGCGCGGCAGCGCGCGCAGGCGGCCGACCTGGTGGTGGTCAACCACCACCTGCTGCTGGCCGACCTGGCGCTGAAGCAGGAGGGCTTCGGCGAGATCCTGCCCGGCGCGCAGGCCTTCGTGATCGATGAGGCGCACCAGTTGCCGGAGCTGGCGGCGAATTTCTTCGGCGAAGGCTTCGGCATGCGCCCGCTGCAGGAACTGGCGCGCGACTGCCTGGCCGAGAGCCGCCAGGTCGCCGGCGCGCTGGCCAGCCTGCAGGCGCCGGCGCAGGCGCTGGAGCAGACCCTGCGCGAACTGCGCGCGGCGATGGAGGGGCTGCCGGCGCGCGGCACGCAGTGGCGGCTGCTGGCCAAGCCGCAGGTGCGCGACGGCTTCGATGCGTTGCTGGCCGATCTGGCACGGCTGCAGGAGCCGCTGGCGGTGCTGCGCGAGGCCTCGCCCGGGTTCGACGCCTGCGCGGCGCGTGCGCGCGAACTGCGCACGCGGTTGGGCCGCTGGCTCGGCGAGGATGCGCCGATTCCGGATTTCGAGGCCGAGCCGGAACCGGATGCGCCGTCCAACGACGTGCTGTGGTACGAGCTGACCCCGCGCGGCTTTCGCTGCCAGCGCACGCCGCTGGACGTGTCCGCGCCGCTGCGCGCGCACCGCGAGGCCTCGCACGCGGCCTGGGTGTTCACCTCGGCGACGCTGGCGGTGAAGGGCGAGTTCGAACACATCGCCACCCGCCTGGGCCTGAGCGACCCGATGACCCTGCTGCAGCCCAGCCCGTTCGACTGGGCGCGGCAGGCGCTGTGCTACCTGCCGGCGCTACCGGATCCTGCGGCGCGCGGCTTCGGCACCGCGCTGATCGCCGCGCTGCAGCCGGTGCTGGAGGCCTCGCAGGGCCGCGCCTTCCTGCTGTTCGCCTCGCACCGCGCGCTGCGCGAGGCGGCCGAGGCGCTGCGCGACAGTCCCTGGCCGCTGTTCGTGCAGGGCGAGGCGCCGCGCGCGACCCTGCTGCAACGCTTCCGCGCCTCCGGCAACGGCGTGCTGCTCGGCTCGGCCAGTTTTCGCGAGGGCGTGGACGTGGTCGGCGATGCGCTGAGCGTGGTGGTGATCGACAAGCTGCCGTTCGCCGCGCCCGACGATCCGGTGTTCGAGGCGCGCCTGGACGCGATCCGCCGCGACGGCGGCAACCCGTTCCGCGACGAGCAATTGCCGCAGGCGGTGATCGCCCTCAAGCAGGGCGTGGGCCGCCTGATCCGCAGCGAGCGCGACCGCGGCGTGCTGGTGCTGTGCGACCCGCGCCTGCTGTCCAAGTCCTACGGCCGCACCTTCCTGGAGTCGCTGCCGCCGTTCGCGCGTACCCGCGACGTGGAGGACGTGCGCCAGTTCTTCGCTACCGAGGCCCCAGCGCTAGGCGATAATCCCGAAGCGGCGCCGCCAGCGGCCGCGTCCGACTAG
- the tsaB gene encoding tRNA (adenosine(37)-N6)-threonylcarbamoyltransferase complex dimerization subunit type 1 TsaB, which yields MNLLAFETSTEACSVAVQVGDRVLERFELAPRRHAELALPWAEQLLAEAGIGRRQLDAVAFGRGPGAFTGVRLAIAVAQGIALALDLPVLPVSTLQVLAQRAPADAPRVLAAIDARMGEVYTAAYARQADGRLLALTEEQVLSPEAFVLPEPDAAWSAVGTGLAAVDATLQRRFGAHWRSVDAQALPHAADVLTLATAAYARGEAIAPERAEPAYLRDNVALTLAEQQAQRAAR from the coding sequence ATGAACCTCCTCGCCTTCGAAACCTCCACCGAAGCCTGTTCCGTCGCCGTCCAGGTCGGCGACCGCGTGCTGGAGCGCTTCGAACTGGCGCCGCGGCGGCATGCCGAGCTGGCGCTGCCGTGGGCCGAGCAACTGCTGGCCGAGGCCGGGATCGGCCGCCGCCAGCTCGATGCGGTGGCCTTCGGCCGCGGCCCCGGCGCGTTCACCGGGGTGCGCCTGGCGATCGCGGTGGCGCAGGGCATCGCCCTGGCCCTGGACCTGCCGGTGCTGCCGGTGTCCACGTTGCAGGTGCTGGCGCAGCGCGCGCCGGCCGACGCGCCGCGGGTGCTGGCGGCGATCGATGCGCGCATGGGCGAGGTCTACACCGCCGCGTACGCGCGGCAGGCCGACGGCCGTCTGTTGGCGCTGACCGAGGAACAGGTGCTGAGCCCGGAGGCCTTCGTGTTGCCGGAGCCGGATGCGGCCTGGAGCGCGGTCGGCACCGGCCTGGCGGCGGTCGACGCCACCCTGCAGCGCCGTTTCGGCGCGCACTGGCGCAGCGTCGATGCGCAGGCGCTGCCGCATGCCGCCGACGTGCTGACCCTGGCCACGGCCGCGTACGCGCGCGGCGAGGCGATCGCGCCGGAACGCGCCGAGCCGGCCTACCTGCGCGACAACGTGGCCCTGACCCTGGCCGAGCAACAGGCGCAGCGGGCCGCGCGATGA
- a CDS encoding ADP-ribosylglycohydrolase family protein translates to MSGGVAPSDRFRGCLLGLAVGDALGTTLEFKAPGSFAPIDDMIGGGPFELQPGQWTDDTSMALCLAHSLLYRQGFDAADQMNRYCNWYRHGYLSSTGVCFDIGNTVRAALERYLQGGPAFSGSDDPRAAGNGALMRLAPVAMFYAQRPDELAERAADSSRTTHAAAEALDASRLFAFQLRAALLGEDRAQVLRAPGAPPMQTPALRALAVRDHAAVPVAQIRGTGYVVDALSAALWCFATTDSFAAAVLRAANLGDDADTTAAICGQLAGAFYGVDGIPAAWRERVQDAAEIVALADRLHAATVVG, encoded by the coding sequence ATGAGCGGCGGCGTGGCGCCCAGCGACCGCTTCCGCGGGTGCCTGCTGGGGCTGGCGGTGGGCGACGCGCTGGGGACGACCCTGGAATTCAAGGCGCCCGGCAGTTTCGCGCCGATCGACGACATGATCGGCGGCGGCCCGTTCGAGCTGCAGCCGGGGCAGTGGACCGACGACACCTCGATGGCGTTGTGCCTGGCCCACAGCCTGCTGTACCGGCAGGGCTTCGACGCGGCCGACCAGATGAACCGTTATTGCAACTGGTACCGGCACGGCTACCTGAGCAGCACCGGGGTGTGCTTCGACATCGGCAACACCGTGCGCGCCGCGCTGGAGCGTTACCTGCAGGGCGGGCCGGCGTTCAGCGGCAGCGACGATCCGCGCGCGGCCGGCAACGGCGCGTTGATGCGGCTGGCGCCGGTGGCGATGTTCTATGCGCAGCGTCCGGACGAACTGGCCGAGCGCGCCGCCGACAGCTCGCGCACCACCCATGCCGCGGCCGAGGCGCTGGATGCCAGCCGGTTGTTCGCGTTCCAGTTGCGTGCCGCGTTGCTGGGCGAGGACCGCGCGCAGGTGCTGCGGGCGCCCGGCGCGCCGCCGATGCAGACCCCGGCGCTGCGTGCGCTGGCCGTGCGCGACCACGCGGCGGTGCCGGTGGCGCAGATCCGCGGCACCGGTTATGTGGTCGATGCGCTGTCGGCGGCGCTGTGGTGCTTCGCCACCACCGACAGTTTCGCCGCGGCGGTATTGCGCGCGGCCAATCTTGGCGACGATGCCGATACCACCGCGGCGATCTGCGGGCAGTTGGCCGGCGCCTTCTACGGCGTCGACGGGATTCCCGCGGCCTGGCGCGAACGGGTCCAGGACGCGGCGGAGATCGTGGCGCTCGCCGACCGGTTGCACGCCGCTACGGTCGTCGGTTGA
- a CDS encoding TonB-dependent receptor, which translates to MHNHRSIRRPALLALALSAALALPPAQAQSTTGTVAGQAPADTQRILVRSDSGLSREVAVDARGRYSVGQLPLGTYTIIAKGADGRVLGSRDGVGLTVGAVTDVSFAPVTSLAGVQVSADRAAAAIDVSSVDSRTVINAEQLQRLPLGRSAEAIAQLAPGVAGNSGSGTYIGPTGAQLLSFGGASAAENAYYINGFNTTDPLRGLGGLTLPYGSIDQLEVYTGGYSAKYGRSDGGVINAVGKRGSNEWHFGGQATWEPDGLRSAPKDVYAPGNGALYRPDSKSGSTLSTQSVYAGGPLIQDRLFFFGAYELQRQDGDRFYGARETTPGPYYYDYQYRRPSWYAKLDWNISDSQLLEITGASSRYVTRGKYYQYSGRDIGALRGAADTTKTGGDLWSAKYTGYLTDRLTFSALYGQQRTDDYSRNPNYNGTLTYVSSPAFQNPAYTGGTPITNAQTTSLLIDPARGNRTDNLRLDLNYAIGAHSITIGIDNQNARALNRGSVASGDGYYWIYGQANPNVPINTGLGVPATGGYPNGQDGYYVRKYIYSALASVRAAQRAQYVEDNWQVTDRLLLNLGLRLDQFTNYNRDGAPYIKQTSGQWAPRLGFSWDVDGDARFKVYGNAGRYYLALPLNPAFNAAGATLATSTYYTYGGIDANGYPTGLTQISGAVSANNNYGILPDPKTVATRGIKPSFQDEFILGFTKAWGDSWVYGAKGTYRVLRSGVDDYCDSDTVFAAAAAQGHTVTLARNPVSCWLINPGRANTFTLVDTSGNYVKVPLTNAQFGFPAFKRNYYGLNLSLEHPFDQRWYGRLDYTWSRSYGTTEGQLLSGIGQTAVSTTQAWDFAQLMEHTNGPQSNDHTHQVKFYGYYQINPAWLVSANLKLISGSPFSALGSYGPDHSDPSGYGIAYHYYQGQPAPPGSQGRLPWLQQLDLGVSWRPAYADRKLAFTLDVFNVFNGQATLWKYPYSESDPGNADPVYGAALLRQAPRSLRLSVSYDY; encoded by the coding sequence ATGCACAACCATCGTTCCATCCGCAGGCCCGCCCTGCTCGCCCTGGCACTGAGTGCCGCCCTCGCCCTGCCCCCGGCCCAGGCCCAGTCCACCACCGGCACCGTTGCCGGGCAGGCGCCAGCCGATACCCAACGCATCCTGGTCCGCAGCGACAGCGGCCTCAGCCGCGAGGTCGCCGTGGACGCGCGCGGCCGCTACAGCGTCGGCCAGTTGCCGCTGGGCACCTACACCATCATCGCCAAGGGCGCCGACGGCCGCGTGCTGGGCAGTCGCGACGGCGTCGGCCTCACCGTCGGTGCCGTCACCGACGTGTCCTTCGCCCCGGTCACCAGCCTGGCCGGCGTCCAGGTCAGTGCCGACCGCGCCGCCGCCGCGATCGACGTGAGCAGCGTGGATTCGCGTACCGTGATCAATGCCGAACAGCTACAGCGCCTGCCGCTGGGCCGCTCGGCCGAGGCCATCGCGCAACTGGCGCCCGGCGTGGCCGGCAACAGCGGCAGCGGCACCTACATCGGCCCCACCGGCGCGCAGTTGCTCAGCTTCGGCGGCGCCTCCGCCGCGGAGAACGCGTACTACATCAATGGCTTCAACACCACCGACCCGCTACGCGGCCTCGGCGGGCTGACCCTGCCCTACGGCAGCATCGACCAGTTGGAGGTCTACACCGGCGGCTACAGCGCCAAGTACGGCCGTTCCGACGGCGGCGTGATCAACGCGGTCGGCAAGCGCGGCAGCAACGAATGGCATTTCGGTGGCCAGGCGACCTGGGAGCCGGACGGCCTGCGCTCGGCGCCGAAGGACGTGTACGCGCCCGGCAACGGCGCGCTGTACCGCCCGGACAGCAAGAGCGGCTCCACCCTCAGCACCCAGAGCGTCTACGCCGGCGGCCCGCTGATCCAGGACCGGCTGTTCTTCTTCGGCGCCTACGAACTGCAGCGCCAGGACGGCGACCGCTTCTACGGCGCACGCGAGACCACGCCGGGGCCGTACTACTACGACTACCAGTACCGTCGGCCGAGCTGGTACGCCAAGCTGGACTGGAACATCAGCGACAGCCAGCTACTGGAAATCACCGGCGCCTCCAGCCGCTACGTCACCCGCGGCAAGTACTACCAGTACAGCGGCCGCGACATCGGCGCCCTGCGCGGCGCTGCCGACACCACCAAGACCGGCGGCGACCTGTGGAGCGCCAAGTACACCGGCTACCTCACCGACCGCCTGACCTTCAGCGCCCTGTACGGCCAACAGCGCACCGACGACTACAGCCGCAATCCCAACTACAACGGGACGCTGACCTATGTGTCCAGCCCCGCGTTCCAGAATCCGGCCTACACCGGCGGCACCCCGATCACCAATGCGCAGACCACCTCGCTGCTGATCGACCCCGCGCGCGGCAACCGCACCGACAATCTGCGCCTGGACCTGAACTACGCCATCGGCGCGCACAGCATCACCATCGGCATCGACAACCAGAACGCGCGCGCGCTCAACCGCGGCTCGGTGGCCTCGGGCGACGGCTACTACTGGATCTACGGCCAGGCCAACCCCAACGTGCCGATCAATACCGGCCTCGGCGTGCCGGCCACCGGCGGCTATCCCAACGGCCAGGACGGCTACTACGTGCGCAAGTACATCTACAGCGCGCTGGCCTCGGTGCGCGCGGCGCAGCGCGCGCAGTACGTGGAGGACAACTGGCAGGTCACCGACCGGTTGCTGCTCAACCTCGGCCTGCGCCTGGACCAGTTCACCAACTACAACCGCGACGGCGCGCCCTACATCAAGCAAACCAGCGGGCAATGGGCGCCGCGGCTGGGTTTCAGCTGGGACGTCGACGGCGATGCGCGCTTCAAGGTCTACGGCAACGCCGGCCGCTACTACCTGGCGCTGCCGCTGAATCCGGCGTTCAACGCCGCCGGCGCCACCCTGGCCACCTCCACCTACTACACCTACGGCGGCATCGACGCCAACGGCTATCCCACCGGCCTGACCCAGATCTCCGGCGCGGTCTCGGCCAACAACAACTACGGCATCCTGCCCGATCCCAAGACCGTCGCCACACGGGGCATCAAGCCCTCGTTCCAGGACGAGTTCATCCTCGGCTTCACCAAGGCCTGGGGCGACAGCTGGGTCTACGGCGCCAAGGGCACCTACCGCGTCCTGCGCAGCGGCGTGGACGACTACTGCGACAGCGATACCGTGTTCGCCGCCGCCGCGGCGCAAGGGCACACGGTGACCCTGGCCAGGAATCCGGTCAGCTGCTGGCTGATCAACCCGGGCCGGGCCAACACCTTCACCCTGGTCGACACCTCGGGCAACTACGTCAAGGTGCCGCTGACCAATGCGCAGTTCGGCTTCCCCGCGTTCAAGCGCAACTACTACGGGCTCAACCTGTCGCTGGAGCACCCGTTCGACCAACGCTGGTACGGCCGCCTCGACTACACCTGGTCGCGCAGCTACGGCACCACCGAGGGCCAGTTGCTGTCGGGCATCGGCCAGACCGCGGTGTCCACCACCCAGGCCTGGGACTTCGCGCAGTTGATGGAGCACACCAACGGCCCGCAGAGCAACGACCACACCCATCAGGTCAAGTTCTACGGCTACTACCAGATCAACCCGGCGTGGCTGGTGTCGGCCAATCTCAAGCTGATCTCCGGTTCGCCGTTCAGCGCGTTGGGCTCCTACGGCCCGGACCACAGCGACCCCTCCGGCTACGGCATCGCCTATCACTACTACCAGGGCCAGCCGGCGCCTCCGGGCAGCCAGGGCCGTCTGCCGTGGCTGCAGCAGCTCGATCTCGGGGTCTCGTGGCGGCCGGCCTACGCCGACCGCAAACTGGCCTTCACCCTGGACGTGTTCAACGTCTTCAACGGCCAGGCCACGCTGTGGAAGTACCCGTACTCGGAGTCGGACCCGGGTAACGCGGACCCGGTGTATGGCGCGGCACTCCTGCGCCAGGCGCCGCGTTCGCTGCGCCTGAGCGTCAGCTACGACTACTGA